A segment of the Flavobacteriales bacterium genome:
AAAGCCTACCGCGCCTGTCCTTCAGCAGGCATCTCACGTTGTTCTGCAAAAGGCCGCTCTCCTCATCATGTTCCTCGAGCACGATGCCCTCCGGTGAGAGGCGGTACAGGCCATTGCCCAGCGTGCCCACCCACCACGACCCGTCGCTATCCTCGGCCAGGGCCTCCACCAGCTTGGGCTCCTCATCGCCTATGGCGACATCCACGCAGCGGCCATCGGCGCAGCGGACCAATCCATTGCGGTGGCCCACGAGCAGGGACCCGTCCCGGAGAAGCAACATGGTGCGCACGTTCAGCGCATGCTTCGGGTATCCCGCCAGGGGGTGGATGCCGGTGGAGTCGCGCTCATGAACACCGCTTCCATCTGTGCCGATCAGCAGCACCGCCCCTGCCGACGGCACCAAACTCAGCACACGCGCGCTGCGCTCGGCTCCAGGCAGGTCCTCTGCAATCAGCCTGCGGCCGCGAACCTGCACGATCGAATGGCCCGAACCGAGCCAGAGCCGGCCATCGGAGTCCAACGCGATGGCGCTCACCAACGGGTCGGGCAATCCATCCTGCACGGACAGGTTCTGGAAGTCCTGGCCATCGAACCGGCTCGCCCCGCCCAAGGTGCCGAACCACAGGAAGCCATCGGCATCGTGGGCCATCGCCCTTACCTGGCTCTGGGCAAGGCCGTCGCGCGTGGCCACCTGCCGGAAGGCATGCTGCTGCGCCGGGGCGGCGCATGACATAACGATACCGGCGAAGGCGGCACAGGCACGCATCGCCGGCAAAGCTCAGAATGTATTGATCAATCCGAGGAAATCGGGGAGCCGCCTGCGCGATACGGGGATCATGGTCCCATTGTCGAGCAGCGCCATGTTGCCCTCGGTGCGGCTGAAGCCCTTGAGGTGCGCCAGGTTGATGATGTAGCTCTTATGCACGCGGAAGAAGGTCTTGGGGTCGAGATTGTCCTCGAACACACGGATGTGCTTGCTGCTCACGCTGCGCTTGCCATCCTTCAGGTGCACCGTGGTGTAGCTATCGCTTGCCTCCAGGTACATGATGTCGTCCTGCTTCAACAGCACCAGCCCATCGCGCCCTGGTATGGCTACGCGCGTGCTCAGCGGCGATGCGGGATCCTTCAAGAGCGCAGCAATGGCCGAGGGCTGGCTGCCGTTGATCTCGCCCGTGGCTTTGGCCAGCTTCTTCACGGCGCGCTGCAGCTCTTCATGGTCGATGGGCTTCTCGAGGTAATCGAGCGCATTCTCCTTGAAGGCCTTTAGGGCGAATTCATCATAGGCCGTGGTGAACACCACCGGAAGGTCGAGCTCGGCGATGGAGGCCAGCAGCTGGAAACCGTCCTCGCCTGGCATCTTGATGTCGAGGAAGAGCGCATTGGGCTGAAGTTCGTTGATTCTCTGCCGGGCCTCTGCCGCACTCCCGGCCTGCCCCACGACCTGCACCTCAGGGCAATGCTCCTCGAGCATCATGCGAAGGTTCTCCCGGGCATCGGCCTCATCATCAACGATCAACGCGCGCAGTGACATGGTGTTCTGGTTTGGCGAAAAGGTAGCGTGAAGGCGGCAGATGCGGCTCCAACGACGGCGAGCGGTGCCGGCTGAACAGGAAACGGCTTTCGAGAGCGGCACTGTTGAAACCACACCTCAAGGAGAAGTTCCGCTACGTTCCGATCAATGACCCAGCCCAATGACCCGGTCGCTTTGCAAGAAAGGCCGGTCCTCGTTCATCCCATGTTCAACGGCTCGCCATGCCGTTAGCTTAGTGGCGCGGACGAAATGAACCCCTCGTTGCCATGCGTACCGACAGCAATTCACTCTGGATCTTCAACGATCAGGGCAGCTAGCCTGCCCATGGGATAGGGTTTGGTTTGGTGGTGGAAGGCCCGGTCGGCGAGAGCTGATCGGGCCTTCAGCTTTAGAGGAACCCAGTGCATGCACTTCCCGTTACAGGGTTGCTTTCCCGTGAGACCATGACAACCCCGCGATACGAGCTGCACCTCCGCATCGACCAGATTGAGCGACTGCTCATGTTCGATTACGAGCCGGGCACGGAAGGTGCGCTGTTCGACATCCTCGATGCGAATGGTTCCATCGTGAAGTCCGGCGACGTCCACGGCCCGATGACGCGCGTTCGCATCACCGACCTCGATGGCGAGGACTATTACCTGATGGTGCTCGACGGTGAGGCTTCAACCGTGCAACCCTTCCAACTCCGCCGCGTCGCTTGACCAGCTCCACACCGATCATCCCTACCTACCGGGCGCTCACCATCGCCGGTACCGTGTTGGAGAAGGACGACCAAGGCGAAGCTATCCATGCCTGCGTATCAAACACCACCTTGCCCGCCGAAGCGGAGGTGATCTTCGAGTTGTGCTGACCCACGCC
Coding sequences within it:
- a CDS encoding response regulator transcription factor yields the protein MSLRALIVDDEADARENLRMMLEEHCPEVQVVGQAGSAAEARQRINELQPNALFLDIKMPGEDGFQLLASIAELDLPVVFTTAYDEFALKAFKENALDYLEKPIDHEELQRAVKKLAKATGEINGSQPSAIAALLKDPASPLSTRVAIPGRDGLVLLKQDDIMYLEASDSYTTVHLKDGKRSVSSKHIRVFEDNLDPKTFFRVHKSYIINLAHLKGFSRTEGNMALLDNGTMIPVSRRRLPDFLGLINTF